In Helicobacter ibis, the sequence TAGTAAAGATATAGTAAGTTTTGTAAGCGATTTTGCATTGGTCGATGTAGTAAAACTTGCACTTTTGATATTTGTATTTATTGCAACAATGGTGACAAACAGGCTACTTAGTGCATTTTTACTATCTCTTGTTATTTTTGTAGGGTTTGTATTGTGGTATATGCCTATATAGAGATTTTATATTTCTATATAAAGTCTCTAAAGGCTAGAGTTAGCAAATATCCCCCAACAATTAAAACAATCCATAGAAGAAAAGCTAGTGCAAATGCACTTTTTCCAGAGCCTAGAAATTTTTTAATATTTATTTGTAAGCCTAAAGCAGCCATGGCAAATACAATACAAATAGAACATAAAAGTTTGCCAAAGCTTAAAAGAGATTCAACGCTTATGCCAAGCAATATTGAATCTTTATAGTCTGATAGAAATGTATTTAAAATAATCACTCCCAAAAATCCAAACGCAAAATATGGTATGGCTATCTTTTTCTTGTCAACAATTTCTTTTTCATTCTTATCATGTGCTATAAAGTATGTTAGCAACAACAAAAATGGAACAAGCATAATAACTCTCATCATCTTTAGGATAATCGCCATATTTGCTGCATTTTGAGTGAATTCTCCTTGGCTTAAATCTTTTGCCATTTCTGCAGCACCAACCACATTTGCAACTTCATGCAAAGTGGCACCCATAAAGATTCCAACACTATTTGTATCCAAGTTTGGTATAAGTCCATAGTAGTATGCAAGTGGATATAAAAACATGCCCAAAAGTCCAAAGACAACCACCGTTCCAACTGCCATTATGCCTTTGAATGGTTCTGATTTTAGCGAAGATTCCACTGCTAAGACTGCAGCAGCACCACAAATGGCACTACCAGCACCTATTAATATGGAAGTTTCTTTATCAAGTCCAAAAATCTTAACACCTGCCAAGATAGCAATAAAAAATACACTGCAAATTATAATAATCGATATGATAATGCCATAGATTCCGATACTATAAAGCTCTGTGAAAGTTACATTAAATCCATATAGCACAATACCAAGACGAAGAAGCTTCTTGGCACTAAAATTAACGCCTGCGTTTAAAGTATGTTCGAATCTAAAAAATATCGGTGATAAAAAAGCACCCAAAAGGATAGCAAAAGCAGTTGCCGCTAGATGTGTGGTCTTGTATATAGCTTCTATATTGGCTAGATAGAATGATATAAATACTATAAGGCCAACAAACAAGAAGCCTTTAATATTTGAATTTATAAATTGGTTTATATGTATTGTTTTTGACATAAATCCTCCTTTTTTGTGAATTATACTTATTTTATTT encodes:
- a CDS encoding putative sulfate exporter family transporter, whose product is MSKTIHINQFINSNIKGFLFVGLIVFISFYLANIEAIYKTTHLAATAFAILLGAFLSPIFFRFEHTLNAGVNFSAKKLLRLGIVLYGFNVTFTELYSIGIYGIIISIIIICSVFFIAILAGVKIFGLDKETSILIGAGSAICGAAAVLAVESSLKSEPFKGIMAVGTVVVFGLLGMFLYPLAYYYGLIPNLDTNSVGIFMGATLHEVANVVGAAEMAKDLSQGEFTQNAANMAIILKMMRVIMLVPFLLLLTYFIAHDKNEKEIVDKKKIAIPYFAFGFLGVIILNTFLSDYKDSILLGISVESLLSFGKLLCSICIVFAMAALGLQINIKKFLGSGKSAFALAFLLWIVLIVGGYLLTLAFRDFI